Proteins from a single region of Haloarcula laminariae:
- a CDS encoding radical SAM protein, whose product MTDPAELDVTIVDGYVDEPAHFGVPPYISTYPRYAAGALVDAGVPESSITYHTIDELREDTHLWRDVEDADLMVYVGGMTVPGKYVGGTPAEPDEVRKLAWTADGTSIIGGPVRFGVGEANEGASETARDDLDFDFLAMADVEAAVYDLVESGLEGFNDRYRDIEEETRWARAGAFVVEQHPNHPDYLICEMETSRGCPYRCSFCTEPMYGNPDFRPPESVVDEVDALSDRGVAHFRLGRQADILAYGGDGEAPNPDALRRLYGGIREVAPDLETLHLDNMNPITVVKWPDKAREGIRIIAEHNTPGDTAAFGLESADPEVMSDNNLNVTADECFEAVKIVNEVAGFRPGGDRDSAPNFGDDAARRLPKLLPGINLVHGLKGERRETFEHNKRFLQRVYDEGLMLRRVNIRQVMAFEGTDMAETGADIAKDHKQLFKQYKQEVRETIDNPMLQRVAPPGTILPDVHLEYHQDGKTFGRQLGTYPLLVGLPGERELGRTIDVAITDHGYRSVTGVPYPLDINSASMAELATVPGVGRSRAGDIVVGRPYETESEVGADLRQFITARSPEQAD is encoded by the coding sequence ATGACTGACCCCGCTGAACTCGACGTGACCATCGTCGACGGCTACGTCGACGAACCCGCCCACTTCGGGGTCCCGCCCTACATCTCGACGTATCCGCGCTACGCCGCCGGCGCGCTGGTCGACGCCGGCGTCCCCGAGTCCAGCATCACCTACCACACGATAGACGAGCTGCGCGAGGACACGCACCTGTGGCGTGACGTCGAGGACGCCGACCTCATGGTGTACGTCGGCGGGATGACCGTCCCCGGCAAGTACGTCGGCGGCACGCCGGCCGAACCGGACGAGGTCCGGAAACTCGCCTGGACCGCCGACGGCACCTCGATCATCGGCGGCCCGGTCCGCTTCGGCGTCGGCGAGGCGAACGAGGGGGCCAGCGAGACGGCCCGCGACGACCTCGACTTCGACTTTCTGGCGATGGCCGACGTGGAGGCGGCCGTCTACGACCTCGTCGAGTCCGGCCTCGAAGGGTTCAACGACCGCTACCGCGACATCGAGGAGGAGACCCGCTGGGCCCGCGCGGGCGCGTTCGTCGTCGAGCAACACCCCAACCACCCGGACTACCTCATCTGCGAGATGGAGACCTCGCGGGGCTGTCCGTACCGGTGTTCGTTCTGTACGGAGCCGATGTACGGCAACCCCGACTTCCGCCCGCCCGAGAGCGTCGTCGACGAGGTGGACGCCCTCTCGGACAGGGGCGTCGCGCACTTCCGGCTGGGCCGACAGGCCGACATCCTCGCCTACGGCGGCGACGGCGAAGCGCCCAATCCCGACGCCCTCCGCCGGCTCTACGGGGGAATTCGCGAGGTGGCACCGGACCTGGAGACGCTCCACCTTGACAACATGAACCCCATCACCGTCGTGAAGTGGCCAGACAAGGCCCGCGAGGGGATTCGCATCATCGCCGAACACAACACGCCCGGCGACACGGCCGCGTTCGGACTCGAATCGGCCGACCCCGAGGTGATGAGCGACAACAACCTCAACGTCACCGCCGACGAGTGTTTCGAGGCGGTGAAGATAGTGAACGAGGTGGCCGGCTTCCGCCCCGGCGGCGACCGCGACTCGGCGCCCAACTTCGGCGACGACGCGGCCCGGCGATTGCCGAAGCTCCTTCCCGGTATCAACCTCGTCCACGGGCTGAAAGGCGAGCGTCGGGAGACGTTCGAACACAACAAGCGGTTCCTCCAGCGCGTCTACGACGAGGGGCTGATGCTCCGGCGCGTGAACATCCGGCAGGTGATGGCCTTCGAGGGGACCGACATGGCCGAGACCGGCGCCGACATCGCGAAGGACCACAAGCAGCTGTTCAAGCAGTACAAACAGGAAGTGCGTGAGACCATCGACAACCCGATGCTCCAGCGGGTCGCCCCGCCGGGGACGATACTCCCCGACGTGCACCTGGAGTACCACCAAGACGGCAAGACGTTCGGCCGCCAGCTCGGCACCTATCCGCTGCTCGTCGGGCTGCCGGGCGAGCGGGAGCTGGGTCGGACCATCGACGTCGCCATCACCGACCACGGCTACCGGTCCGTGACCGGCGTCCCCTACCCGCTCGACATCAACAGCGCCTCGATGGCGGAGCTGGCGACGGTCCCGGGCGTGGGCAGGAGTCGGGCCGGCGACATCGTTGTCGGGCGCCCCTACGAGACCGAAAGCGAGGTCGGTGCCGACCTCAGGCAGTTCATTACCGCCCGGTCGCCCGAGCAAGCGGACTAA
- a CDS encoding NAD(P)/FAD-dependent oxidoreductase produces MRVAVVGGGAVGLTAAGDLAERGDTVTLYERADLGGGASGRAAGICYDAFADQTDAAVATRALDRYREWGLLSPRPYVWVAREAGDARAVRDQVEAMRALGLDVEELTPETLGERYPAVETAGLTACAVANDAGTVAPRQVVDHLAQRAQRAGATVRTGTPVSLSGPKTVATADGERGFDAVVVAAGPATEPLLAGLDIPLALETYRAQVAVTEAVDASLPSLYDASREFYWRPRNGGVLVGDGAHAVDPDDCDPEADPEFVASIRDRFRAATTLDPAVERAWAGPCTATPDRDPLVGRVADGCWVATGWQGHGLMRAPAIGEYLADRVRGDAPELDASLADRFDPTRFDGDEQFHPLGDPTADW; encoded by the coding sequence ATGCGGGTGGCCGTTGTCGGCGGCGGCGCGGTGGGGCTCACCGCGGCCGGAGACCTCGCCGAGCGCGGCGATACGGTGACGCTCTACGAGCGTGCCGACCTCGGCGGCGGCGCGAGCGGCCGGGCGGCGGGCATCTGCTACGACGCCTTCGCGGACCAGACCGACGCCGCCGTCGCCACGCGCGCCCTGGACCGGTACCGCGAGTGGGGCCTGCTCTCGCCGCGTCCGTACGTCTGGGTGGCCCGCGAAGCGGGCGACGCGAGGGCGGTCCGCGACCAGGTCGAGGCGATGCGGGCGCTCGGGCTCGACGTCGAGGAACTCACACCCGAGACGCTCGGGGAGCGGTATCCGGCCGTCGAGACGGCCGGCCTAACCGCCTGCGCCGTCGCGAACGACGCCGGAACGGTCGCGCCGAGGCAGGTGGTCGACCATCTCGCCCAGCGGGCCCAAAGGGCTGGCGCGACCGTCCGAACGGGAACGCCGGTGTCGCTCTCAGGCCCGAAGACCGTCGCGACGGCCGACGGCGAACGCGGGTTCGACGCCGTGGTGGTGGCCGCCGGGCCGGCGACCGAGCCGCTGCTTGCCGGCCTGGACATCCCGCTCGCGCTCGAAACGTACCGGGCACAGGTGGCCGTCACCGAGGCCGTCGACGCGTCGCTCCCGTCGTTGTACGACGCCAGCCGGGAGTTCTACTGGCGGCCCCGCAACGGCGGCGTGCTGGTCGGCGACGGCGCCCACGCGGTCGACCCGGACGACTGCGACCCCGAGGCCGACCCGGAGTTCGTCGCGTCGATACGCGACCGGTTCCGGGCCGCGACGACGCTGGACCCCGCCGTCGAGCGAGCGTGGGCCGGCCCCTGTACGGCGACGCCCGACCGGGACCCGCTCGTGGGTCGGGTCGCCGACGGCTGCTGGGTGGCGACCGGCTGGCAGGGCCACGGGCTGATGCGGGCGCCGGCCATCGGCGAGTACCTCGCCGACCGCGTCCGCGGCGACGCCCCGGAACTCGACGCGTCGCTCGCCGACCGGTTCGACCCGACCCGCTTCGACGGGGACGAACAGTTCCACCCGCTGGGCGACCCGACGGCGGACTGGTGA
- a CDS encoding DUF429 domain-containing protein, whose translation MGSGVIGVDFSGASAAGDALWVTEATQTEVGLHVDDCYRATERWGRDRESAHAGLVERITAGDVDTAGLDFPFSLPQPLLDARCGGTWRGFLEWVGSADGPADPAAFSAVCRDTAEASVDKRDLRRETDARRGALCPYTNRVRSMTYHGARDVLGRLADRADTAVVPMQDDAETVVCEVYPAATFGWLGCYREGYKNTDGARARREYNLAAVEDCSVAVGDHRGTYLDTHDALDSLAAAVSAARVDGGGRPTTAGTREEGCIYV comes from the coding sequence ATGGGTTCCGGTGTCATCGGTGTGGATTTCAGCGGGGCGAGCGCGGCCGGCGACGCGCTCTGGGTGACAGAGGCCACACAGACCGAGGTCGGCTTGCACGTCGACGACTGCTATCGGGCGACCGAACGGTGGGGACGGGACCGCGAGAGCGCCCACGCGGGGCTGGTCGAGCGAATCACAGCCGGGGACGTCGACACGGCGGGCCTCGATTTCCCGTTCAGCCTCCCACAGCCGCTGCTCGACGCCCGTTGTGGCGGGACGTGGCGCGGCTTTCTGGAGTGGGTCGGGAGCGCTGACGGCCCGGCGGACCCGGCGGCCTTCTCTGCGGTCTGTCGCGATACCGCCGAGGCGAGCGTCGACAAGCGCGACCTGCGCCGGGAGACCGACGCCCGCCGCGGGGCGCTCTGCCCCTACACCAACCGCGTCCGGAGCATGACCTACCACGGCGCCCGGGACGTGCTCGGCCGGCTGGCCGATCGGGCGGACACCGCGGTCGTCCCGATGCAGGACGACGCCGAGACCGTCGTCTGTGAGGTGTACCCGGCCGCCACCTTCGGCTGGCTGGGCTGCTACCGCGAGGGGTACAAGAACACCGACGGCGCCAGAGCGCGCCGGGAGTACAACCTCGCGGCCGTCGAGGACTGTAGCGTGGCCGTCGGGGACCACCGCGGGACCTATCTGGACACCCACGACGCGCTGGACTCGCTGGCCGCGGCCGTCAGTGCGGCCCGCGTCGACGGCGGGGGCCGGCCGACGACGGCCGGCACGCGCGAGGAAGGCTGTATCTACGTGTAG
- a CDS encoding flippase-like domain-containing protein, with amino-acid sequence MNDIEVSVVLPAYNEEDTIERTVTVTLDTLGTFLPADTFEVIVAEDGCDDRTPDIATRMAGEDDRIRHIHSDERLGRGGALEYAFERAHGDTLVYFDTDLATDMRHLEELVESVRSGEYDVATGSRWMPENRADRPAKRGIPSIGFNTLVRTVLRSDLQDHQCGFKAVSRTAFDSLGPKVEDEHWFWDTELLVKAQREGYRVKEFPVDWEPKGDSKVDIVRDVFGMGSQILRTFWELSVSPRITRRVSMGAGTLLVVVALLLMTQYLDPGTVLAEMAGASPALVAVSALIYAVSWPIRGLRYRDILDSMGFHEKWGFLTGAVFISQTGNLVFPARLGDGVRAYVVKARRSIPYPSGFASLAVERVFDLLTITVLAGVVMVGLAATGSAGDLLAAITGNAVGGDTAQSGQTAVYVAAAVGLAAIGAVVAIVASARTDANFVRATIGRLSEDSYADYVAGVVEGFVADIQTVTADGPAFARVGIGSLAIWSLDVLTALAVFAAFGYSLTPSLVAVGFFAVSVGNLAKVLPLTPGGVGLYEGAFTIIVAPLTPVGVTAALSIAIVDHAVKNAVTILGGVASMAWLNVSLTTAVEESREVGDVEAATVDD; translated from the coding sequence ATGAACGATATCGAGGTGAGTGTCGTCCTCCCGGCGTACAACGAGGAGGACACCATCGAGCGGACGGTGACGGTCACGCTCGATACCCTCGGGACCTTTCTGCCGGCGGACACCTTCGAGGTCATCGTCGCGGAGGACGGCTGCGACGACCGGACGCCCGACATCGCGACGCGGATGGCCGGGGAGGACGACCGAATCCGGCATATCCACAGCGACGAGCGGCTCGGCCGAGGCGGGGCCCTGGAGTACGCCTTCGAGCGCGCCCACGGCGACACGCTGGTGTACTTCGACACCGACCTCGCCACGGACATGCGCCACCTCGAAGAGCTGGTCGAAAGCGTCCGCTCGGGCGAGTACGACGTCGCCACCGGCTCCCGGTGGATGCCCGAGAACCGCGCCGACCGGCCGGCCAAGCGGGGAATCCCGAGTATCGGCTTCAACACGCTCGTGCGGACCGTCCTCCGCTCTGACCTGCAGGACCACCAGTGCGGGTTCAAGGCCGTCTCCCGGACGGCCTTCGACTCCCTCGGGCCCAAGGTCGAGGACGAACACTGGTTCTGGGACACGGAACTGCTGGTGAAAGCCCAGCGCGAGGGGTATCGCGTCAAGGAGTTCCCCGTCGACTGGGAGCCAAAGGGCGACTCGAAGGTCGACATCGTCCGGGACGTCTTCGGCATGGGGAGCCAGATTCTCCGCACCTTCTGGGAGCTGTCGGTCAGCCCGCGCATCACCCGCCGGGTGTCGATGGGCGCCGGAACGCTGCTGGTCGTCGTCGCCTTGCTGTTGATGACGCAGTATCTCGACCCGGGGACGGTGTTGGCGGAGATGGCCGGCGCCTCGCCCGCCCTCGTTGCCGTCAGCGCGCTCATCTACGCCGTCTCGTGGCCGATTCGGGGCCTGCGCTACCGCGACATACTGGACTCGATGGGCTTTCACGAGAAGTGGGGCTTTCTCACCGGCGCGGTGTTCATCAGCCAGACCGGCAACCTCGTCTTCCCGGCCAGGCTCGGCGACGGGGTCCGCGCCTACGTCGTCAAGGCCCGCCGTTCCATCCCCTATCCCTCCGGCTTCGCGTCGCTGGCCGTCGAGCGCGTCTTCGATCTGCTGACCATCACCGTCCTGGCCGGCGTCGTGATGGTCGGGCTGGCCGCGACCGGCTCGGCCGGTGACCTGCTGGCCGCCATCACCGGCAACGCGGTCGGCGGCGACACCGCACAGAGCGGTCAGACCGCCGTCTACGTCGCCGCGGCCGTGGGGCTCGCCGCCATCGGGGCGGTCGTCGCCATCGTCGCCAGCGCCCGTACGGACGCCAACTTCGTCCGGGCGACCATCGGCCGCCTGAGCGAGGACTCCTACGCCGACTACGTGGCCGGCGTCGTCGAGGGGTTCGTCGCCGACATCCAGACGGTGACCGCCGACGGGCCGGCCTTCGCCCGCGTCGGTATCGGGAGCCTGGCCATCTGGTCGCTGGACGTGCTGACCGCGCTCGCGGTCTTCGCGGCGTTCGGGTACTCGCTGACCCCGTCGCTGGTCGCCGTCGGCTTCTTCGCGGTCAGCGTCGGGAACCTGGCGAAGGTGCTCCCGCTGACCCCGGGCGGCGTCGGGCTCTACGAGGGCGCGTTCACCATCATCGTCGCGCCGCTGACCCCGGTCGGCGTCACCGCCGCACTCAGCATCGCCATCGTCGACCACGCCGTCAAGAACGCCGTCACCATCCTCGGCGGCGTCGCCTCGATGGCCTGGCTCAACGTCTCGCTGACCACCGCCGTCGAGGAGAGCCGCGAGGTCGGCGACGTCGAGGCCGCCACCGTCGACGACTGA
- a CDS encoding SDR family oxidoreductase — MRDTVLITGCSSGTGRVAARKFLDDGWTVYATARDRDELTALDERGAHTARLDVTSEDDVERVVERVVDEQGQLDCLVNNAGFGQMGPVEDVPLEKVTAQYDVNVFGPHRTIRAALPQMRAQGSGTIINVTSLTDRFPMAGTGSYSGSKSALTSASQALRQEVRGKGIDVVIVEPTVVATEFYDRVREELVDVDHGAAYTDLYEILELLHTVKSGGPGITTPEAVAETIRIAADSDDPRRRYSVGSSAKAGVAIAALLPESMRTPVMRAGVEVAGSCPGKRVLQWWFSRNHDVN, encoded by the coding sequence ATGCGTGATACGGTTCTCATCACCGGCTGCTCGTCGGGTACCGGGCGCGTCGCCGCCAGGAAATTCCTCGACGACGGCTGGACGGTGTACGCGACGGCTCGCGACCGGGACGAACTGACCGCGCTCGACGAGCGGGGCGCCCACACGGCGCGGCTGGACGTCACATCCGAGGACGACGTCGAGCGGGTGGTCGAACGGGTCGTCGACGAGCAGGGGCAACTCGACTGTCTCGTCAACAACGCCGGCTTCGGCCAGATGGGGCCGGTCGAGGACGTGCCGCTGGAGAAGGTCACGGCCCAGTACGACGTGAACGTCTTCGGCCCGCATCGGACGATACGGGCCGCGTTGCCACAGATGCGCGCACAGGGGTCGGGGACGATTATCAACGTGACGAGCCTCACAGACCGGTTCCCGATGGCCGGGACAGGGAGCTACAGCGGGTCGAAGTCGGCGCTGACGAGCGCCAGCCAGGCCCTCCGTCAGGAGGTCCGCGGCAAGGGCATCGACGTCGTCATCGTCGAGCCGACGGTGGTCGCGACCGAGTTCTACGACCGGGTCCGCGAGGAACTCGTCGACGTCGACCACGGGGCGGCCTACACCGACCTCTACGAGATTCTGGAGCTGCTCCACACGGTCAAGTCCGGCGGACCGGGCATCACGACGCCCGAGGCGGTCGCGGAGACGATACGCATCGCGGCCGACAGCGACGACCCGCGGCGGCGATACAGCGTCGGGTCGTCCGCGAAAGCCGGCGTCGCTATCGCGGCGCTCCTCCCCGAATCGATGCGGACACCGGTGATGCGGGCGGGCGTCGAAGTCGCCGGTAGCTGTCCCGGAAAGCGAGTCCTCCAGTGGTGGTTCTCGCGAAACCACGACGTGAACTGA
- a CDS encoding DUF7559 family protein, which yields MPETLEVVCTDDDCTLDMFELHYTYDMPDGTGVAEFACPYCGGEDCLEAIEL from the coding sequence ATGCCAGAGACACTGGAGGTCGTCTGTACCGACGACGACTGTACGCTCGATATGTTCGAGCTCCACTACACCTACGACATGCCCGACGGGACGGGCGTGGCGGAGTTTGCCTGCCCGTACTGTGGGGGCGAAGACTGCCTCGAGGCGATCGAGTTATGA
- a CDS encoding TIGR00341 family protein encodes MRLVQVVVPDEKRGDIVSKLREHELGVSTTKETSGEDDRTLVSFVVPADAVEHVLDELHEVGLEEEWYIASLETEFASFEGVDEVQNRWAKTPNRVAPRTLRSKAKDMRLNTRAYLWMMTLSTIIATAGLLIGSPAVVVGSMVLAPIVSPMLTASIGLVRDDQRMVFDSVRMQGVGLGVAVVGATAFSWLLKAVLAVPAELAVGNIELIAIRFSPSILAVIVGLAAGAAGSFSLATKGQVAIVGVMVAAALIPTAAAAGIGFAWGQPGVGVGAVVLLTLTIIAVNLGAYLTFEYMGYGPDEVDRGVFATDGLRRTAALAATVVLVVAVVGAVGVGTYQQVTFERSVNEATTEVLQRATYDDLGVVSVTAEYVGTGPLFDPSTVTVTLSRTSDRPYEELPDELAQAIDERTDERVMVQVRFRDYERSTVPSAASGTTPTPRPS; translated from the coding sequence ATGCGCCTGGTACAGGTCGTCGTTCCGGACGAAAAGCGGGGGGATATCGTCTCGAAACTCAGAGAGCACGAGCTGGGCGTCTCGACCACGAAGGAGACCAGCGGCGAGGACGACCGGACCCTCGTCTCGTTTGTCGTCCCCGCCGATGCCGTCGAGCACGTACTCGACGAACTCCACGAGGTCGGGCTGGAAGAGGAGTGGTACATCGCCTCCCTGGAAACGGAGTTCGCCTCCTTCGAGGGCGTCGACGAGGTACAGAACCGCTGGGCGAAGACGCCCAACAGGGTCGCGCCCCGGACGCTGCGGTCGAAGGCCAAGGACATGCGGCTCAACACCCGGGCGTACCTGTGGATGATGACGCTCTCGACGATAATCGCGACGGCGGGGCTGCTCATCGGTTCGCCGGCCGTGGTGGTGGGGTCGATGGTGCTCGCGCCCATCGTCAGCCCGATGCTGACTGCGAGCATCGGGCTCGTCCGGGACGACCAGCGGATGGTATTCGACAGCGTCCGGATGCAGGGGGTCGGGCTGGGTGTCGCCGTCGTCGGGGCGACGGCCTTCAGCTGGCTCCTGAAGGCTGTCCTCGCCGTCCCGGCCGAGCTTGCCGTCGGGAACATCGAGCTGATAGCCATCCGGTTTTCCCCGTCTATCCTCGCGGTCATCGTCGGCCTGGCGGCGGGGGCGGCCGGCTCGTTCAGCCTCGCGACGAAGGGCCAGGTCGCCATCGTCGGCGTGATGGTCGCCGCGGCGCTCATCCCGACGGCGGCCGCCGCCGGCATCGGCTTCGCCTGGGGCCAACCCGGCGTCGGCGTCGGGGCCGTGGTGTTACTGACGCTGACTATCATCGCCGTCAATCTCGGCGCGTATCTGACCTTCGAGTACATGGGGTACGGACCGGACGAGGTCGACCGGGGGGTCTTCGCCACGGACGGGCTTCGCCGGACCGCCGCGCTGGCCGCCACGGTCGTCCTCGTCGTCGCGGTGGTCGGCGCCGTCGGCGTGGGCACCTACCAGCAGGTGACCTTCGAGCGGTCGGTCAACGAGGCGACGACGGAGGTGTTACAGCGCGCCACCTACGACGACCTCGGCGTCGTCTCCGTCACCGCCGAATACGTCGGCACGGGGCCGCTGTTCGACCCCTCGACGGTGACCGTGACGCTCTCGCGGACCAGCGACCGCCCCTACGAGGAGCTACCGGACGAACTCGCTCAGGCCATCGACGAACGGACGGACGAGCGTGTGATGGTGCAGGTCCGGTTCCGGGATTACGAGCGGTCGACCGTCCCGAGCGCGGCGAGCGGGACGACGCCGACCCCGCGGCCGTCCTGA
- a CDS encoding Hsp20 family protein, translated as MMGIAESIGSAIFENLGRAAGRVQENKPLPADLLESDDAYLVVFDAPGATASDLQVRYVDDRVEVRLDRFREFYDDYEMTYPGRGLALDGAVTLPDDAVVDAAAATATLRDDGTLHVELPKADAHDAEPVEEQTAHDASEDADTAADAEDDEA; from the coding sequence ATGATGGGCATCGCCGAGTCCATCGGCTCGGCCATCTTCGAGAACCTGGGCCGGGCCGCGGGACGGGTCCAGGAGAACAAGCCGCTGCCGGCGGACCTGCTCGAATCCGACGACGCCTACCTCGTCGTCTTCGACGCGCCCGGCGCGACCGCCAGCGACCTGCAGGTGCGCTACGTCGACGACCGCGTCGAGGTCCGGCTGGACCGGTTCCGGGAGTTCTACGACGACTACGAGATGACCTACCCCGGCCGCGGGCTCGCGCTGGACGGCGCCGTCACGCTGCCAGACGACGCTGTCGTCGACGCCGCGGCCGCGACGGCGACACTACGGGACGACGGGACGCTGCACGTCGAACTCCCGAAGGCCGACGCCCACGACGCGGAGCCGGTCGAAGAGCAGACGGCCCACGACGCCTCCGAGGACGCCGACACGGCCGCCGACGCCGAGGACGACGAGGCGTAA
- a CDS encoding CoA pyrophosphatase, with product MDFDRVGAHDPVTVTGEEREAAIVVPVVSRGDGEGILFTKRADHLTDHPGQMAFPGGGREPEDEDLLATALREANEEIGLDPKAVHVVGRLDDIRTVTSYSVRPFVGRVPDREYHPNDAEVAEIVTLPVASLTDLENYESEHRDHPYYGEVRLHFFYVDGYTVWGATAQMLVQLLELATDWEMPTEPDRYADPDDDLPERVRDEVQ from the coding sequence ATGGACTTCGACCGGGTGGGTGCCCACGACCCCGTGACGGTCACGGGCGAGGAGCGGGAGGCGGCTATCGTCGTCCCGGTCGTCAGCCGCGGGGACGGCGAGGGAATCCTGTTCACGAAGCGGGCCGACCACCTAACCGACCACCCCGGGCAGATGGCGTTTCCGGGCGGCGGCCGCGAACCCGAGGACGAGGACCTGCTGGCGACGGCGTTGCGTGAGGCCAACGAGGAGATCGGCCTGGACCCGAAGGCGGTCCACGTCGTCGGCCGGCTCGACGACATCCGCACCGTCACCAGCTACTCGGTCCGGCCCTTCGTCGGCCGCGTCCCCGACCGGGAGTACCACCCCAACGACGCCGAGGTCGCCGAGATAGTGACGCTCCCGGTCGCGTCGCTGACGGACCTCGAGAACTACGAATCCGAGCACCGCGACCACCCCTACTACGGCGAGGTGCGGTTGCACTTCTTCTACGTCGACGGCTACACCGTCTGGGGGGCGACGGCACAGATGCTGGTCCAACTGCTCGAACTGGCGACCGACTGGGAGATGCCCACGGAGCCGGACCGCTACGCCGACCCGGACGACGACCTGCCGGAGCGGGTCCGCGACGAGGTGCAGTGA
- a CDS encoding ABC transporter ATP-binding protein codes for MSDDGGFEGVRENVDGNPILKLVGYAGPYRLRLAVGILTAFITRFARLVPPIIVAAAIDRIVLRSGEPGLLTKAGLLPAGEIATEAARVSFLQRLVVIAAIAYLIRSATRFASRYLLQSSAQKIQRDLRNDTYDHLQRLSMEFFADHQTGGMMSILNSDINRLESFLNTEFRQIIRVVATVGGIAIVLYTYSPLLALVALAPVPIVGLASYLFLSYIEPRYRSIRQTVSRLNTRLENNLSGAPVIKAFDRYGFERERVVEQSQQYHDEKVAALRIRRAFFAGLRLLTGVVFVAILYIAGMDFITSPENEAILSAGGFAAFFLYLRRLYSPMRRVGKSANKYQLAKSSAERVFGLLGQEPTITDPADPYTPDGIDGAVGFDDVTFGYGDGEPVLRNVSLDVPAGATVGLAGATGAGKSTLLKLIPRFHDVNSGAVNVDGVDVREYALRALRADIAVVEQNPYLFSGTVAENIAYGDRDVLDGETDGEATARERVRGAAQSAQAHEFIRELPEGYDTEIGERGIKLSGGQRQRVAIARALLNDPEIIIFDEATSDVDTETEREIQASIERLVENRTAFVIAHRLSTIQDADTIVVMDDGEIVERGSHDELLAGGGEYADLWAAQADEQPVSADD; via the coding sequence ATGAGCGACGACGGCGGCTTCGAGGGGGTTCGTGAGAACGTCGACGGGAACCCGATACTGAAGCTCGTCGGCTACGCCGGCCCCTACCGACTCCGACTCGCCGTCGGGATTCTCACTGCGTTTATCACGCGCTTTGCCCGACTGGTGCCGCCGATAATCGTCGCGGCGGCTATCGACCGCATCGTCCTCCGGAGCGGGGAGCCGGGTCTCCTCACGAAGGCTGGCCTGCTCCCGGCCGGGGAAATAGCGACCGAGGCGGCCCGCGTCTCCTTCCTACAGCGGCTGGTCGTCATCGCCGCGATAGCGTATCTCATCAGGTCGGCGACGCGCTTTGCGTCCAGATACCTGCTGCAGTCCTCGGCCCAGAAGATACAGCGGGACCTGCGAAACGACACGTACGACCACCTCCAGCGCCTCTCGATGGAATTCTTCGCCGACCACCAGACCGGCGGGATGATGTCCATCCTCAACAGCGACATCAACCGGCTGGAGTCGTTCCTCAACACGGAGTTCCGCCAGATAATCCGCGTGGTCGCGACGGTCGGGGGCATCGCCATCGTTCTCTACACCTACTCGCCGCTGCTGGCGCTCGTCGCGCTGGCCCCGGTCCCGATTGTCGGTCTGGCGAGCTACCTCTTTCTCTCCTACATCGAACCGCGCTACCGCTCTATCCGCCAGACCGTCAGCCGACTGAACACCCGACTGGAGAACAACCTGAGCGGGGCGCCGGTCATCAAGGCCTTCGACCGGTACGGGTTCGAGCGCGAACGGGTCGTCGAGCAGAGCCAGCAGTACCACGACGAAAAGGTCGCCGCGCTGCGAATCCGTCGGGCCTTCTTCGCCGGCCTCCGCCTGCTGACCGGCGTCGTCTTCGTGGCCATCCTCTACATCGCCGGGATGGACTTCATCACGAGCCCCGAGAACGAGGCCATCCTCAGTGCCGGCGGGTTCGCCGCCTTCTTCCTCTATCTCCGGCGGCTCTACTCCCCGATGCGCCGCGTCGGCAAGTCGGCGAACAAGTACCAGCTCGCCAAATCCAGCGCCGAGCGGGTCTTCGGACTGCTGGGACAGGAGCCGACCATCACCGACCCCGCGGACCCCTACACGCCCGACGGCATCGACGGGGCGGTGGGGTTCGATGACGTGACCTTCGGCTACGGCGACGGAGAGCCCGTGTTGCGGAACGTCTCGCTCGACGTGCCCGCCGGTGCGACGGTCGGGCTGGCCGGCGCGACCGGCGCCGGCAAGTCGACGCTGCTGAAGCTCATCCCGCGCTTTCACGACGTGAACTCGGGCGCCGTCAACGTCGACGGCGTCGACGTCCGCGAGTACGCCCTCCGGGCGCTGCGTGCGGACATCGCCGTCGTCGAGCAGAACCCCTACCTGTTCTCCGGCACCGTCGCCGAGAACATCGCTTACGGCGACCGCGACGTACTGGACGGCGAGACCGACGGTGAGGCGACCGCGCGCGAGCGGGTCCGCGGGGCCGCCCAGTCGGCGCAGGCCCACGAGTTCATCCGGGAGCTGCCCGAGGGGTACGACACCGAAATCGGCGAGCGCGGCATCAAGCTCTCGGGCGGCCAGCGCCAGCGGGTCGCCATCGCGCGGGCGCTGCTGAACGACCCCGAAATCATCATCTTCGACGAGGCGACAAGCGACGTGGACACGGAGACCGAACGGGAGATACAGGCGAGCATCGAGCGGCTGGTCGAGAACCGCACCGCGTTCGTCATCGCCCACCGACTCTCGACGATTCAGGACGCCGACACCATCGTCGTGATGGACGACGGCGAAATCGTTGAACGGGGCAGCCACGACGAGCTGTTGGCGGGCGGCGGCGAGTACGCCGACCTCTGGGCGGCCCAGGCCGACGAGCAGCCGGTCAGCGCCGACGACTGA